A genomic segment from Aspergillus puulaauensis MK2 DNA, chromosome 1, nearly complete sequence encodes:
- a CDS encoding uncharacterized protein (COG:S;~EggNog:ENOG410PTAN), producing MYFGKDFKEFIALGHGSWEATMRGFLIHFACHALLSETFAPPKRPSVEKLKRLSDATKYLYTPRDPELETLAVRQALLSPHTRDVVHDTCNQALFGKLPPEIQLMIARFTGSVWYLTILAEVRPLLDELTPAPLYPEQLSLTKSVFLSRIEYQGRSYLSAIHSKASENQGKNEQQCIDLPNPIDKIVVSVDHVGVRGVQFLGRNASPAPDGSPWYETIDGIFVRAMKVRGDRPSYGSCVWTAPDPPNLIMRNMRDFSKFCRLEYLKFTPDVRGLLVCCDNSGIQGIHACTELYQPPRCVVDFTERGLGSKLIFWTYFPINSGETIENAWNYQHQGGQCMSSSLTFRTSLGRTVLFGPEQPAILADTHQYRSLRRKGDGYISGIVHDGLDPDLGPFPIWTFGVVCDSNRAAKDPEPEPPFRRYTMPRFGRPGMPGFWFITEAKLDGVRRVRVSRDSKKSHNPCIGMLLYYEDGHIESVGRVHWNLEMERDIHTPVAISTAFGAGTKYVKSIVPCSPRSRAPELLILPERGTIVWWFSYRGDEVVIYDD from the exons ATGTATTT CGGAAAGGACTTCAAAGAATTCATAGCCCTCGGTCACGGCTCTTGGGAGGCCACCATGCGTGGCTTTTTGATACACTTCGCATGCCATGCTCTTTTAAGCGAAACATTCGCTCCGCCAAAACGGCCCAGTGTAGAGAAGCTCAAAAGACTTTCCGACGCCACGAAATATTTGTATACACCTAGGGACCCGGAGTTGGAGACGCTTGCTGTGAGACAGGCACTCCTTAGCCCGCATACACGAGACGTTGTGCACGATACATGCAACCAAGCATTGTTTGGAAAACTGCCACCGGAGATCCAGCTCATGATTGCCCGATTTACTGGGTCTGTTTGGTACTTGACCATTCTTGCTGAAGTTCGTCCGCTGCTCGATGAGTTAACGCCTGCTCCTCTCTATCCTGAGCAACTGAGCTTGACAAAGTCCGTCTTTCTCAGCCGCATAGAGTACCAGGGACGCTCTTACCTGTCAGCGATACATTCTAAAGCGTCAGAGAACCAGGGAAAGAATGAGCAACAGTGCATCGACTTACCGAACCCGATTGACAAAATAGTCGTCTCCGTTGATCATGTTGGTGTACGAGGGGTGCAATTCTTGGGCCGGAACGCGTCCCCTGCTCCCGATGGATCGCCCTGGTATGAGACGATTGAC GGCATATTCGTACGGGCCATGAAAGTTAGGGGAGATAGACCGTCGTATGGAAGCTGTGTTTGGACTGCTCCTGACCCTCCAAACCTGATTATGCGGAATATGCGTGATTTTAGCAAGTTTTGCCGGTTGGAGTACCTCAAATTCACTCCCGATGTCAGGGGCCTTCTTGTCTGTTGTGATAACTCCGGCATCCAGGGAATCCACGCCTGCACAGAACTCTATCAACCTCCTCGCTGCGTAGTGGATTTCACTGAACGAGGTCTGGGGTCTAAATTAATCTTTTGGACCTACTTCCCCATCAACTCTGGAGAGACTATAGAGAATGCGTGGAACTATCAGCATCAAGGAGGCCAATGCATGTCGTCCTCTTTGACA TTTCGCACATCTCTCGGGAGGACTGTCCTTTTCGGACCTGAGCAGCCTGCTATATTAGCGGACACTCATCAATACCGCAGCCTCCGCCGCAAGGGTGACGGTTACATCTCGGGCATTGTCCACGACGGACTCGACCCCGACCTTGGCCCGTTCCCCATATGGACCTTTGGTGTTGTTTGTGATTCTAACCGCGCCGCCAAAGACCCAGAGCCGGAGCCGCCATTCCGCCGCTATACTATGCCAAGATTTGGTCGTCCAGGCATGCCTGGTTTCTGGTTCATTACCGAGGCCAAGCTCGATGGTGTTCGTCGTGTGCGGGTCTCGAGAGATTCAAAGAAGAGTCATAACCCGTGCATAGGCATGCTGCTTTACTATGAGGACGGACATATTGAATCAGTCGGCCGGGTCCACTGGAATCTGGAAATGGAGCGGGACATTCATACCCCGGTGGCTATTTCGACTGCCTTTGGCGCCGGTACGAAATACGTGAAGAGCATTGTGCCTTGCAGTCCGCGGAGTCGTGCACCAGAGCTCCTGATCCTGCCTGAGCGTGGAACAATTGTCTGGTGGTTTAGTTATCGCGGCGACGAGGTTGTTATCTACGATGATTAA
- a CDS encoding MFS transporter (COG:G;~EggNog:ENOG410PUJ2;~InterPro:IPR020846,IPR011701,IPR036259;~PFAM:PF07690;~TransMembrane:12 (i47-68o88-106i118-136o142-164i176-198o210-236i275-298o318-341i362-381o387-407i419-444o456-475i);~go_function: GO:0022857 - transmembrane transporter activity [Evidence IEA];~go_process: GO:0055085 - transmembrane transport [Evidence IEA]) — protein sequence MGFIQSVHLKANGTSSGEKPPEELIPEYLVKWDQDDPMNPQNWSDRYKWWVTFQLGMLALASSLGSSIQTPADATIAKYVGVSHEVSVLEVTMYLVGFIFGPIIWAPISEIWGRRVSILPAVFIQMLFAIGTSRSTNAASVFITRFFTGFFGSAPISNVTAALGDIWSRERRGVAVSMYAVAVNGGPSLGPLIGAAVITNENLNWRWTSYILAIWVFVIFAMAFFFLPEVYPLLLLKQKAQQLRKETGDQRYYHPHEHMKLDIHSIVTKQLSRPLFMLFTEPVVTCIAIYASFVYGVLYLTLEVFPIVFQEIRGWHPVVAALPFLALLLGVISSVWFNIWNQYRYNEIARHANGRAVPEARLLPMAFGAVFFVIAAFWFAWTAKPPHHWILPCLAALLLGVGFNCIFQQCLNYVIDMYGIYAASATAAITFLRSIMAAGLPLAARPMISALDVGPAVSIIGAVAAVLLPIPFLFMKYGPRLRKLSKLTPDSPN from the exons ATGGGCTTCATCCAATCAGTCCACCTCAAGGCCAATGGGACATCAAGTGGCGAGAAGCCCCCAGAGGAGCTTATTCCTGAGTATCTCGTCAAGTGGGATCAGGACGACCCGATGAACCCCCAGAACTGGTCCGACCGGTACAAGTGGTGGGTGACCTTCCAACTGGGCATGCTGGCTCTCGCGAGCAGTCTGGGCTCGAGTATCCAGACGCCAGCCGATGCCACTATCGCGAAATATGTGGGTGTCAGCCACGAGGTTTCGGTGCTGGAAGTTACCATGTATCT GGTTGGGTTTATCTTTGGCCCTATTATCTGGGCTCCCATATCGGAGATCTGGGGCCGCCGAGTGAGTATTCTACCAGCAGTCTTTATCCAGATGCTTTTCGCCATTGGCACTTCCAGGAGTACCAACGCAGCTTCGGTGTTCATCACCCGGTTCTTCACCGGCTTCTTCGGGTCCGCCCCGATCAGCAATGTCACCGCTGCGCTGGGTGATATATGGAGTCGCGAAAGACGAGGGGTGGCCGTCAGTATGTACGCAGTAGCAGTGAACGGAGGCCCTTCTCTCGGTCCTCTTATCGGTGCAGCTGTAATTACGAATGAGAATCTCAACTGGCGGTGGACCTCCtacatcctcgccatctgggtCTTTGTTATCTtcgccatggccttcttcttcctccctgAAGTGTATCCACTGCTTCTGCTGAAGCAAAAGGCGCAACAGCTTCGCAAAGAGACAGGCGACCAGCGCTACTATCACCCTCACGAGCACATGAAACTCGACATCCACTCAATCGTCACCAAGCAGCTCTCCCGTCCGTTGTTCATGCTCTTCACCGAACCGGTCGTCACCTGCATTGCCATATATGCCTCCTTCGTCTACGGCGTACTGTACCTCACCCTCGAAGTATTCCCTATTGTCTTCCAGGAAATTCGCGGCTGGCACCCCGTCGTCGCTGCCCTCCCCTTTCTAGCCCTGTTACTCGGTGTCATCTCCTCCGTCTGGTTCAACATCTGGAACCAGTATCGATATAACGAAATCGCACGCCACGCCAACGGCAGAGCAGTCCCAGAAGCCCGACTATTGCCCATGGCATTCGGCGCTGtattcttcgtcatcgctgcCTTCTGGTTCGCATGGACAGCCAAGCCACCACACCACTGGATTCTGCCGTGTCTTGCAGCTTTACTCCTCGGAGTCGGGTTCAACTGTATTTTCCAACAGTGTCTCAACTATGTCATTGATATGTATGGTATTTATGCAGCGAGCGCGACTGCGGCGATCACCTTTCTCCGGAGTATCATGGCTGCTGGCCTTCCCCTTGCGGCGAGGCCTATGATCAGTGCTTTGGATGTTGGACCGGCAGTTTCTATCATCGGTGCTGTTGCAGCTGTTCTCTTGCCGATTCCGTTTCTGTTTATGAAGTATGGTCcgcggttgaggaagttgtcTAAACTTACCCCTGATAGTCCGAATTAG
- a CDS encoding FAD-dependent oxidoreductase (COG:E;~EggNog:ENOG410PNRS;~InterPro:IPR023209,IPR006076,IPR006181;~PFAM:PF01266;~go_function: GO:0003884 - D-amino-acid oxidase activity [Evidence IEA];~go_function: GO:0016491 - oxidoreductase activity [Evidence IEA];~go_function: GO:0071949 - FAD binding [Evidence IEA];~go_process: GO:0046416 - D-amino acid metabolic process [Evidence IEA];~go_process: GO:0055114 - oxidation-reduction process [Evidence IEA]): MDITIIGSGVIGLFSALVLTDAGYKVTIIARDMPGDENQNWASPWAGAAIYLHPDADARGQSLQAESFRYYWALAHTDPTSGVQVRKATEYYDDRNDDSTIWYKSVVPEYRRLPKSSLYPGCKVGFTYRTLAVNPGAFLPWMQQKLEARGVRFIRREITSIADARRIAPCDVVVHASGLGASYLANDKDVVAVRGQTMFVETEFDEMAMVQGSHYTYVIPRMFTGGAIVGGVSQEGNLDTAVDERLKPDIARRVRKLAGGRLDEIDPNGKSTRDIVAFRPGRKGGHRLEAEGDVVHAYGFGSLGYVYSYGAALEVRRLVEMESGMPRSRL; the protein is encoded by the exons ATGGACATCACAATCATCGGATCAGGCGTTATCGGCCTTTTCTCCGCCCTTGTTCTCACTGATGCCGGCTACAAAGTGACCATCATCGCCCGCGATATGCCCGGCGACGAGAACCAGAACTGGGCGAGCCCTTG GGCTGGAGCGGCCATCTACCTCCACCCCGACGCCGACGCAAGGGGCCAGTCCCTCCAAGCGGAGTCGTTCAGGTACTACTGGGCTCTTGCGCACACAGATCCCACCAGCGGGGTGCAG GTCCGCAAAGCAACCGAATACTACGACGACCGCAACGACGACTCAACAATCTGGTACAAAAGTGTCGTGCCGGAATACCGCCGCCTCCCGAAAAGCTCTCTTTATCCAGGATGCAAGGTCGGCTTCACGTATCGCACTCTCGCCGTTAACCCGGGTGCGTTTCTACCCTGGATGCagcagaagctggaggcgcGCGGGGTGCGTTTCATCCGGAGGGAAATTACATCTATTGCCGATGCGAGGCGGATTGCGCCGTGTGATGTTGTTGTGCATGCCTCTGGGCTTGGTGCGTCGTACCTCGCGAATGACAAGGATGTTGTGGCAGTCCGGGGACAGACGATGTTCGTTGAGACGgagtttgatgagatggctATGGTCCAGGGGTCGCATTATACGTATGTGATTCCGCGGATGTTTACCGGGGGTGCGATTGTGGGCGGGGTGAGCCAAGAGGGGAATTTGGATACTGCGGTGGATGAGAGGTTGAAGCCGGATATTGCGAGACGGGTGAGGAAGCTGGCGGGGGGGAGACTCGATGAGATTGACCCGAATGGGAAGTCGACGAGGGATATCGTGGCGTTCCGGCCGGGGAGGAAGGGGGGGCATCGACTTGAGGCTGAGGGGGATGTCGTGCACGCGTATGGGTTTGGGAGTCTGGGGTATGTCTACAGTTATggggcggcgctggaggtgCGAAGGCTGGTGGAAATGGAGTCAGGTATGCCCAGGAGTcgattgtga
- a CDS encoding dihydrodipicolinate synthase family protein (COG:E;~EggNog:ENOG410PNE3;~InterPro:IPR002220,IPR020624,IPR013785;~PFAM:PF00701;~go_function: GO:0003824 - catalytic activity [Evidence IEA];~go_function: GO:0016829 - lyase activity [Evidence IEA]) — protein MTQPQELRGIMVALITPFTADQSAVDYKALDQHVNRLIDAGVHGLVPGGSTGEFTALTTQERKDTLEQTIKSANGRVPVIAGIGDLSTTKTLDLAKHAAAAGAAALMVVPPFYDAVNLTELRAMLKEIYDVSKLPLAYYNIPSASGVSLTPPEIASLSDVGVKYLKDTSGNGPALTELLFSKQIKSAVTSFNGWDTLTFYGLAAGAKGSIWGATNIVPELSMQLWDAVAVQKDLEKGREIWEKIFPICKILESGNYGAGVKTGMELRGWKTGGLRKPFVMHEGQLKSDLAVALKGAGINVVA, from the coding sequence ATGACTCAACCTCAAGAACTCCGGGGCATTATGGTCGCCCTGATCACGCCCTTCACAGCCGACCAGTCAGCAGTTGACTATAAAGCTCTCGATCAGCACGTGAACCGCCTCATCGACGCAGGAGTCCACGGTCTCGTTCCCGGCGGAAGCACCGGCGAGTTCACGGCTCTTACCACGCAAGAGCGAAAAGACACGCTAGAACAAACCATCAAATCCGCTAACGGCCGCGTCCCTGTCATCGCTGGAATTGGAGACCTCTCTACAACAAAGACTCTTGACCTGGCGAAACACGCAGCGGCTGCTGGAGCGGCTGCCCTCATGGTTGTACCGCCTTTCTATGACGCCGTCAACCTTACAGAGTTGCGTGCCATGCTGAAGGAAATATATGATGTCTCGAAGCTCCCGCTTGCCTATTATAACATTCCATCCGCCTCGGGCGTTTCATTGACTCCGCCTGAGATTGCGTCGCTGAGTGACGTTGGGGTGAAATACCTGAAGGATACATCTGGAAATGGCCCCGCCCTGACTGAGCTGTTGTTCAGCAAGCAGATTAAGAGCGCAGTAACCAGTTTCAACGGCTGGGATACTCTAACATTCTACGGCCTCGCTGCTGGCGCCAAGGGTAGTATCTGGGGTGCTACTAATATAGTACCGGAACTGTCCATGCAACTGTgggatgctgttgctgttcagAAGGATCTAGAGAAAGGCCGTGAGATCTGGGAGAAGATATTCCCGATCTGCAAGATTTTGGAATCTGGGAACTACGGTGCTGGTGTGAAAACGGGGATGGAGCTGCGTGGGTGGAAGACTGGGGGGCTGAGGAAGCCGTTTGTTATGCATGAGGGGCAGTTGAAGAGCGACCTGGCAGTGGCGCTTAAGGGTGCTGGAATTAATGTTGTTGCATAA
- a CDS encoding uncharacterized protein (COG:E;~EggNog:ENOG410PJ18;~InterPro:IPR013057;~PFAM:PF01490;~TransMembrane:10 (i47-72o78-101i122-149o155-174i186-207o235-256i268-290o310-329i350-370o376-394i)) → MNQDIKRSEDPEGIDTGPPSIGKVENIVTNDAVFGNITEGGPNYRNLGLLGTIALMMKTQIGLGVLSMPLILGTLGIVPGNILIVTIAAITTWSSYMIGVFKIRHPEVYGIGDVGGMFFGRVGYELFGGAYALQFTFSAGSAMLSISIALNALSSHAVCTAIFVAVAAVAGFGIGSIRTLDRIGILAWIGTICIITAVFVVTVGVGLQDRPSAAPQAGEWTSDYKLVNSPGFTDAISAVSSLVFTYTGTPIFFNIVSEMREPLLYPRALAVCQTAVTIVYIIVGTVVYYYCGSYVASPALGSAGDIVKKVSYGIALPGLIVSCVLFVHLPGKHIFVRILRGSDHLTSNSVIHWTTWLSSTFGVALVAYIVASAIPVFSGLIALIGALLGSFLNFHPYAGMWLYDNWKTAERTLK, encoded by the exons ATGAACCAAGACATCAAGCGCAGCGAAGACCCTGAAGGTATCGATACTGGACCCCCATCCATTGGCAAGGTCGAGAATATCGTTACAAACGATGCTGTCTTTGGCAACATCACAGAGGGTGGGCCCAATTACCGCAAT CTTGGGCTACTTGGTACAATTGCCCTGATGATGAAAACACAGATAGGCCTCGGTGTCCTCTCCATGCCGCTCATCCTGGGGACCCTGGGTATTGTGCCAGGAAACATCCTGATAGTCACCATTGCTGCAATCACAACCTGGTCAAGTTATATGATTGGCGTCTTCAAGATCCGCCATCCCGAGGTTTATGGCATTGGTGATGTGGGAGGAATGTTCTTCGGCCGAGTAGGGTACGAGCTCTTTGGTGGTGCCTATGCCCTTC AGTTCACTTTTTCCGCTGGATCCGCCATGTTGAGTATCTCTATTGCGCTCAATGCGCTGTCTAGCCACGCTGTTTGCACTGCGATCTTTGTGGCTGTTGCGGCGGTTGCTGGATTCGGGATTGGCAGTATCCGAACCCTGGATAGAATCGGTATCCTTGCTTGGATTGGCACGATTTGCATCATTACTGCAG TATTTGTCGTCACCGTTGGAGTTGGCCTCCAGGACCGCCCTTCAGCAGCACCCCAAGCCGGCGAATGGACATCGGATTATAAACTGGTCAATTCTCCAGGCTTCACCGACGCAATCTCAGCAGTGTCGAGTCTTGTCTTTACCTATACTGGAACGCCGATCTTTTTCAACATTGTTTCTGAGATGCGTGAACCACTGCTATACCCACGAGCCCTTGCAGTGTGCCAGACTGCCGTTACTATCGTATATATTATCGTCGGCACTGTTGTATATTATTACTGTGGATCCTATGTCGCGTCGCCTGCTCTGGGATCAGCAGGAGACATAGTGAAGAAAGTATCATACGGAATCGCCCTACCGGGGCTGATTGTCTCTTGCGTCCTTTTCGTCCAC CTCCCCGGTAAACACATCTTTGtccgcatcctccgcggCTCCGACCATCTCACGTCGAATAGTGTCATTCACTGGACCACCTGGCTTAGTTCAACATTCGGCGTGGCCCTGGTCGCGTACATCGTTGCGAGCGCGATCCCCGTTTTCTCGGGCCTCATTGCACTGATCGGGGCGTTGCTGGGATCGTTCTTGAATTTCCACCCATACGCCGGGATGTGGTTGTACGACAACTGGAAAACAGCAGAGCGGACACTGAAGTAG
- a CDS encoding Zn(II)2Cys6 transcription factor (COG:S;~EggNog:ENOG410PHC5;~InterPro:IPR036864,IPR021858,IPR001138;~PFAM:PF00172,PF11951;~TransMembrane:1 (o605-624i);~go_function: GO:0000981 - DNA-binding transcription factor activity, RNA polymerase II-specific [Evidence IEA];~go_function: GO:0008270 - zinc ion binding [Evidence IEA];~go_process: GO:0006355 - regulation of transcription, DNA-templated [Evidence IEA]): protein MGASARSAAMPPRSKARRTHLLGSCKTCRRRHVRCDTKRPACETCAALGLVCEGFTDEIRWVPPRKRSRAVIKDGPVASFGIRRQLSTEQDRRLMGVALGKGLVRGSVDASLDEIDLRTKDLCCDNGQEARIGPFSVLNISPASTKLQDTQLNPDLGEPSLNIAFTPARSQPVPDVPAPSLDDLLQWADLLELDNDLPPFDPESLFDFAAASPFDTSLGGSSSTPCPTFDGCEVLPQSLDEEFHQRATFSRSDSCRDLLKHASELLKNFQSSVIPQMTIVPLSKKSPWEIINMSAALLTLGELTVTECENVTHARQAHLYIIMACSAIDLAMKPSMVSDDSLSNYWKRLADRGYEEAKYHMRISLSEETGSPRKAKLKDQLMALYGMTEFAIFSGQDRDARRSLVDAERLLRLRGLPKRRVSRKLRLLLNVYTWLRIAGESTYVLHDYSLSNSHYNAFTSFNHSQPRRSTAPIHNERPMSRTIQGIRLDDFLHIENSENDLNIDEPKCRRADLTDLHLQDSRLSTETLGKQVYGIPETWLSLLSQTTRLANVMEAMRSAQNADIIMNCNTHQALQDRASRLETAIHSFGAREIKPDPHPTKHHNAMNYILVLRAFNSALLIFFYRRVRQVHPAILQNEVEHVIIALSAFHSGPSEKDPLGPGTLWPIFVAGCEATMSAQRESIIQLLQKAKLKSGLAPFKIAENMIFEVWRRQDAQLAANRREPLPTWIDVSKEQGIWPMFC, encoded by the exons ATGGGCGCTTCAGCTCGTTCTGCGGCTATGCCTCCCAGGTCCAAAGCCCGCCGGACACACCTGCTAGGTAGCTGCAAGACGTGCAGACGGCGGCACGTAAGATGCGACACAAAGCGCCCTGCCTGCGAGACATGCGCAGCACTAGGCTTGGTCTGCGAAGGCTTCACTGACGAAATCCGATGGGTGCCACCTCGAAAGCGTTCACGCGCGGTGATCAAGGACGGGCCTGTTGCTAGCTTTGGCATCCGTCGTCAACTATCCACCG AACAGGACCGACGGCTGATGGGGGTGGCTCTTGGCAAGGGTCTCGTACGAGGCTCTGTTGATGCGTCGTTGGATGAGATCGATTTGCGGACGAAAGACCTCTGCTGCGATAACGGGCAAGAGGCGAGGATTGGCCCGTTCAGCGTTCTCAATATCTCTCCTGCCTCAACCAAGCTGCAAGATACGCAGCTTAACCCAGATCTGGGGGAGCCCAGTCTCAACATCGCATTCACACCCGCTAGATCACAGCCCGTTCCAGATGTCCCCGCGCCTTCTCTGGATGATCTGCTCCAGTGGGCTGACCTCCTCGAACTCGATAATGATCTTCCTCCATTTGATCCCGAATCCCTCTTTGATTTTGCAGCCGCATCTCCATTTGACACGTCTCTAGGGGGTAgctcatcaacaccatgtcCTACGTTCGACGGCTGTGAAGTTCTACCCCAGTCATTAGACGAGGAATTTCATCAACGAGCTACATTCAGTCGATCAGATTCGTGTCGGGACTTGTTGAAGCACGCATCTGAGCTGTTGAAGAACTTCCAAAGCAGCGTTATACCGCAGATGACCATTGTTCCGCTGAGCAAAAAGTCTCCCTGGGAGATCATCAACATGTCTGCTGCGTTGCTTACGTTGGGAGAGCTAACAGTAACTGAGTGTGAGAATGTCACTCATGCCCGACAGGCACAtttgtatattattatggCATGCTCTGCCATTGACCTTGCCATGAAGCCGTCGATGGTCAGTGACGACTCATTGTCGAACTACTGGAAACGACTTGCAGATCGGGGCTACGAGGAAGCAAAATACCATATGCGGATATCCCTGAGCGAAGAAACAGGTAGCCCACGGAAAGCCAAGCTCAAGGACCAGCTGATGGCGCTTTATGGAATGACGGAGTTTGCA ATTTTCTCTGGTCAGGACCGAGACGCCAGACGAAGTCTTGTGGATGCAGAGCGCCTCCTCCGTCTTCGTGGTCTGCCAAAGCGCCGAGTGTCGCGAAAACTGCGCCTTCTGCTTAACGTCTACACCTGGCTGCGGATTGCAGGTGAAAGTACTTACGTGCTGCACGACTACAGTCTCTCCAACTCTCATTACAACGCCTTCACCTCTTTCAACCACTCACAGCCACGGCGCTCAACAGCCCCCATCCACAATGAGCGCCCAATGTCGCGAACCATCCAAGGCATCCGCCTAGACGACTTCCTCCACATCGAAAACTCCGAAAACGACCTCAACATCGACGAGCCAAAGTGCCGGCGCGCCGATCTCACAGACCTCCATTTACAGGATTCCCGTCTTTCAACCGAAACTCTAGGCAAGCAAGTCTACGGCATCCCCGAAACATGGCTCAGCCTACTCTCGCAAACAACCCGGCTCGCAAACGTGATGGAAGCAATGCGCAGCGCTCAAAACGCAGATATCATAATGAACTGTAACACGCATCAAGCGTTACAGGACCGGGCCTCGCGTCTTGAGACTGCCATCCATTCATTTGGTGCTCGTGAAATCAAACCAGACCCTCATCCTACCAAACATCACAACGCAATGAATTACATACTCGTTCTTCGGGCCTTCAACTCCGCCCTCCTAATCTTCTTCTACCGCCGTGTGCGCCAAGTCCACCCTGCAATCTTACAAAACGAAGTCGAGCATGTCATCATCGCACTCTCGGCGTTTCATTCGGGTCCAAGTGAGAAAGACCCCTTGGGGCCGGGGACTTTGTGGCCTATATTTGTTGCCGGGTGTGAAGCGACAATGTCAGCGCAGCGAGAATCGATTATTCAATTGCTGCAGAAGGCGAAGCTCAAAAGCGGTCTTGCGCCTTTCAAAATCGCCGAAAATATGATCTTCGAGGTATGGAGGAGGCAGGATGCACAATTAGCTGCGAATCGCCGAGAGCCGTTACCAACGTGGATTGATGTCTCGAAGGAACAGGGGATTTGGCCTATGTTTTGCTAG
- a CDS encoding uncharacterized protein (COG:K;~EggNog:ENOG410PY2J;~InterPro:IPR000182,IPR016181;~PFAM:PF00583;~go_function: GO:0008080 - N-acetyltransferase activity [Evidence IEA]) — protein MPLPKSPKQWTKQTNNQSFLISTDNSLLSIAAINAALASDAIYWASPFPEEILQGVVNSSFCYGLYKTTSPSPSQNTSDGPNGNGSGSLEQIGFARLATDWYTFAYLTDVYILPEYQGFGLGGWLLDCVDELVQAMPYLRWFILRTGSETSVKAYEKRMGMEILANGDVANGTVCMGRRGKGNLV, from the coding sequence atgcCTctccccaaatcccccaAACAATGGACAAAACAAACCAACAACCAATCTTTCCTCATCTCAACAGACAACTCGCTCCTCTCAATCGCAGCAATAAACGCCGCGCTCGCCTCTGACGCCATCTACTGGGCCAGTCCATTTCCAGAGGAGATACTACAAGGGGTCGTCAATAGCTCGTTCTGTTACGGGCTCTATAAAacgacatcgccatcgccaagCCAGAATACATCCGATGGCCCAAATGGTAATGGAAGTGGAAGTCTAGAGCAGATTGGCTTCGCGCGCCTCGCGACAGATTGGTACACATTCGCCTACTTAACCGACGTATACATTCTGCCTGAGTACCAGGGTTTTGGGCTGGGCGGGTGGTTGCTCGACTGTGTTGATGAACTTGTGCAGGCGATGCCGTATCTGCGGTGGTTTATTCTGCGAACGGGGTCGGAGACTAGCGTCAAGGCTTATGAGAAGAgaatggggatggagattctTGCTAATGGTGATGTTGCGAATGGGACTGTCTgtatggggaggagggggaaggggaatctagtatag